Proteins encoded in a region of the Podospora pseudopauciseta strain CBS 411.78 chromosome 6, whole genome shotgun sequence genome:
- a CDS encoding hypothetical protein (EggNog:ENOG503NVR9; COG:J), whose amino-acid sequence MCEGRVTWLGTDVMLLPQANLGPIGSGQIVEPCTVLFINETMSTASDIEATLHRFDVVDDVWSRDFANCIIIQTRFEKYGRAAVKTLKKMLSKVSGVEKIHVLNIQNLSDALPEGPYFLNHGRLHQAFRLYADVNGAFIVSTVPSDDHGTFRSLDCSAYGEQHPSALTIAVPSRLYFKRTKEKPYAGLRLAIKDNIDLKGLKTGASSRAYTSLYPPRKHSAEIVQRLLELGFVIVGKAKTTQFADSEWPTSDWVDYHAPFNPRGDGYLTTSGSSAGSAAAVASYPWLDFALGTDSLGSIRAPAAAQEIFGMRSSLGAASFQGIIPYSPQFDTVGGFARTAREFRVLAEALYGKPTQIETVENKKPTKILYPTDYWSLRHNLTQDVFNAAITKIESFLGMSRTEISLEKTWQQHRPSNITESLSDYMKHVFEWGANPDQWTGHFKDFLPEYEERFGKPPVLNPQLRFKVEYLPTVTPEQQAEALRRLKVYQDWFYKHVMPPADITGHSSTVMVLPWTDGIPDYRDRYRHGPQKFTGIGFFFYNIGTYAEAPEIIIPGKKTVLVEIPPFIGLLTLSQAGTTPYVSKYTGKTERLPAALGIVGAKGSDVSLAQLVSDIFDGATVQYPQEKSQKPLSPRL is encoded by the exons ATGTGTGAGGGGCGGGTAACGTGGCTTGGTACTGATGTTATGCTCCTGCCGCAGGCTAACCTGGGCCCTATCGGAAGTGGCCAGATCGTTGAGCCATGTACCGTATTATTCATTAACGAGACAATGTCCACGGCCTCGGATATCGAAGCAACTTTACACAGGTTCGACGTGGTTGACGATGTCTGGTCTAGGGACTTTGCCAActgcatcatcatccaaaccAGGTTTGAGAAATATGGCAGGGCTGCGGTCAAAACACTCAAAAAGATGCTTTCAAAAGTGTCAGGTGTGGAGAAAATACATGTCTTGAACATCCAAAACCTATCAGATGCCCTGCCGGAAGGGCCATACTTCTTGAATCATGGCCGGCTACACCAAGCATTCCGACTTTATGCGGATGTAAACGGTGCTTTCATAGTTTCGACAGTTCCATCTGATGATCACGGGAC GTTTCGATCTCTTGATTGCTCTGCTTATGGCGAGCAACATCCTTCTGCCCTCACTATCGCCGTGCCTTCACGCCTCTACTTCAAACGTACCAAGGAGAAACCCTACGCTGGTTTACGCCTGGCAATCAAGGACAACATTGACCTAAAAGGACTCAAAACAGGGGCTTCGTCGCGAGCATATACGTCCCTTTATCCACCGCGAAAACATAGCGCTGAAATCGTACAACGGCTTCTTGAACTTGGGTTTGTCATTGTCGGCAAGGCAAAAACCACGCAGTTTGCAGATAGCGAATGGCCCACCAGCGACTGGGTGGATTACCATGCCCCTTTCAACCCGAGAGGAGACGGTTACCTTACAACTAGTGGGAGCAGCGCCGGCAGTGCTGCAGCGGTAGCTAGTTATCCATGGCTAGACTTCGCTCTTGGGACTGACT CATTAGGAAGCATTCGAGCACCGGCAGCTGCTCAAGAGATATTCGGAATGCGATCTTCACTTGGGGCGGCTAGCTTCCAAGGTATCATACCGTACAGCCC CCAGTTTGACACGGTCGGCGGATTTGCCAGAACCGCTCGAGAGTTTAGGGTGCTTGCTGAGGCCCTGTATGGCAAACCCACCCAGATTGAAACTGTGGAAAACAAA AAGCCAACCAAGATACTCTACCCAACTGATTACTGGTCACTGCGACACAACCTAACTCAAGATGTATTCAACGCCGCTATCACCAAAATCGAAAGCTTTTTGGGCATGAGCCGGACAGAGATCAGCCTTGAGAAGACATGGCAGCAACATCGTCCTTCCAACATCACCGAATCTCTCAGCGACTACATGAAACACGTTTTCGAATGGGGCGCAAACCCAGACCAGTGGACAGGCCATTTCAAAGATTTCTTACCAGAATACGAGGAACGTTTCGGGAAGCCACCGGTATTGAATCCTCAACTACGTTTCAAGGT GGAGTACTTACCCACAGTGACACCCGAACAACAAGCCGAAGCCCTTCGGCGTCTCAAGGTCTATCAGGACTGGTTTTATAAGCACGTGATGCCACCAGCCGATATAACCGGACACTCCAGCACGGTTATGGTGCTTCCCTGGACAGATGGAATTCCAGACTACCGCGACAGATATCGTCATGGACCTCAGAAGTTCACAGGCATCGGGTTCTTTTTTTACAATATTGGTACCTATGCGGAGGCGCCAGAGATTATTATCCCAGGTAAGAAAACGGTATTGGTAGAGATCCCCCCTTTCATCGGCTTACTGACTTTATCTCAAGCTGGCACAACACCATACGTGTCAAAGTACACTGGAAAAACCGAGAGACTGCCTGCAGCTTTGGGGATTGTAGGCGCAAAGGGAAGTGATGTCTCTCTTGCTCAACTGGTTAGCGACATATTCGACGGAGCCACAGTGCAATATCCCCAAGAAAAGTCGCAAAAGCCGTTATCGCCGCGTTTATGA
- a CDS encoding hypothetical protein (CAZy:AA9; EggNog:ENOG503NX9J; COG:G), producing the protein MLAGVVQEQDVLLGPIRPRRCSIKTRETILCFIQPSLARSILDSVSITMKVLATLLASVGLVAAHGYVDNATIGGQYYQFYQPYMDPYMGNNKPQRVSRSIPGNGPVENVDSIDVQCNAGSAPAPLHAPAAAGSTVTLHWTLWPDSHMGPVITYMARCPDSGCQNWSPGTSAVWFKIKQGGREGTSNNWAATPLMKSPATYQYTIPSCIRPGYYLVRHEIIALHAAWAYPGAQFYPGCHQLQVTGGGSTNPTNLVSFPGAYKSTDPGVTYDAYKAQAYTIPGPAVFTC; encoded by the exons ATGTTGGCCGGTGTTGTTCAAGAACAAGATGTGCTTCTCGGCCCTATCCGGCCGAGGAGATGTTCTATAAAAACGAGAGAAACCATCCTGTGTTTCATTCAACCATCACTCGCAAGATCAATTCTCGACAGTGTCTCTATCACAATGAAGGTTCTCGCTACTCTTCTCGCCTCAGTCGGCTTGGTAGCCGCCCACGGCTATGTTGACAATGCCACCATTGGCGGCCAATACTACCAA TTCTATCAGCCTTATATGGACCCCTACATGGGCAACAACAAGCCCCAGAGAGTCTCTCGCTCCATCCCCGGCAACGGTCCCGTCGAGAATGTCGACTCCATCGATGTCCAATGCAATGCTGGCTCTGCTCCCGCTCCTCTTCACGCCCCTGCCGCTGCTGGTTCAACTGTGACCCTTCACTGGACTCTCTGGCCTGACTCCCACATGGGCCCCGTCATCACCTACATGGCTCGTTGCCCTGATAGCGGTTGCCAGAACTGGTCTCCTGGTACCTC GGCTGTCTGGTTCAAAATCAAGCAAGGTGGGCGTGAGGGCACCTCCAACAACTGGGCTGCCACCCCTCTCATGAAGAGCCCCGCTACTTACCAGTACACCATTCCCTCTTGCATTCGTCCCGGCTACTACCTTGTCCGCCACGAGATCATTGCCCTCCATGCTGCTTGGGCCTATCCCGGTGCTCAATTCTACCCCGGTTGCCATCAGCTACAGGTTACTGGTGGCGGTTCtaccaaccccaccaactTGGTCTCCTTCCCTGGCGCCTACAAGAGCACCGACCCCGGTGTCACCTATGATGCTTACAAGG CTCAAGCCTATACCATTCCCGGACCTGCCGTCTTCACCTGCTAA
- a CDS encoding hypothetical protein (COG:S; EggNog:ENOG503NX2I) yields the protein MTAEQQIPKIKLVRIAHVYYTHADLDKAREFLADFGFTVADDRGDTVYFKGYGTEPFVYCATKGAENEFGGAGFVVESLEDLELASKTLPKATPVHDSDAPGGGKRVTFRDPVDDFPFHLVYGQTPVEKSAHLPELEYNFPENKHRPVNKTQRFKKAPAAVHKLGHVGCCVTNFAKAFEFYTTRFNLKPSDIIHEPNGKDVSTFLHLDRGMEQVDHHTWFFFEGPKYHVHHSSFEVHDFDIQSLGHQWLRDKGYDLVWGVGRHVLGSQIFDYW from the exons ATGACGGCCGAGCAGCAGATTCCCAAGATCAAGCTTGTGCGTATTGCACATGTGTACTACACCCATGCCGATCTGGACAAGGCACGCGAGTTTTTGGCCGACTTCGGGTTCACGGTAGCCGACGACAGAGGTGATACAGTATACTTCAAGGGCTATGGGACCGAGCCCTTTGTATACTGTGCCACCAAGGGCGCCGAAAATGAGTTTGGTGGTGCCGGATTCGTTGTCGAGTCCCTGGAGGACTTGGAGCTCGCCTCCAAGACTCTTCCCAAGGCGACCCCAGTCCACGATTCCGATGCGCCCGGTGGCGGCAAGCGCGTAACCTTCAGAGATCCTGTCGATGacttccccttccacctGGTGTATGGGCAAACCCCCGTCGAAAAGTCAGCGCACCTGCCCGAGCTGGAGTACAACTTCCCTGAGAACAAGCATCGGCCCGTCAACAAGACACAACGGTTCAAGAAGGCACCAGCGGCCGTTCACAAATTGGGCCATGTTGGGTGTTGCGTGACCAACTTTGCCAAGGCGTTCGAGTTCTACACCACTCGGTTCAACCTCAAGCCGAGCGACATCATCCACGAGCCCAACGGGAAGGACGTCTCTACTTTCCTTCATTTGGACAGAGGGATGGAACAGGTCGATCATCACACTTGGTTCTTCTTTGAAG GGCCCAAATACCACGTCCACCACTCGAGCTTCGAGGTACACGATTTCGATATTCAGTCGTTGGGCCACCAATGGCTTCGGGATAAGGGCTACGACTTGGTGTGGGGTGTTGGCAGACATGTGCTTGGGTCGCAGATTTTCGATTACTGGTGA